The Thermodesulfobacteriota bacterium genome includes the window TACGGCGCGGGACTCTTCCGTCAATTGCATGGAGCCAAAGCCCTCCACATCCACGCTCAGAAAGTTTCTTGCCACAAGCTGCCGTACGACCGAGCGCCACGCGAGCGCGTCCAGCTCTTTTCCTATGGCGAAGGTGCTCAGCCGGTCGTGGCCGAAACTGCGGACGCGGTCCGTGTCATGGCCGAGCAGGACATCGGTCAGGTGGGCGGCCCCGAACCTCTGGCCGGTCCGGTAGACGCATGAGAGGACTTTTTGAGCCGCAACCGTGCCGTCCCACGTTTCGACAGGCTCAAGACACGTATCACAGTTGCCGCAATTATCCGGGTGCTTTTCACCGAGGTACCCGAGGAGGATCTTACGGCGGCAGGTCGTTACCTCGCACAGGCCCACCAGGGCGTCGAGCTTGTGACGCTCTATGCGTTTTCGGGTCTCGTCAGCCTCGGAGCCTTCGATCATCCGCCTCAGCATGACGATATCCTGCAGACCGTATACCATCCACGCGTTGGCCGGAAGACCGTCACGCCCCGCGCGTCCGGTTTCCTGGTAGTAGGCCTCCATGCTCTTGGGCAGGTCCAGGTGGGCGACAAAGCGCACGTCCGGCTTGTCGATACCAAGGCCGAAGGCTATGGTAGCGACTACTATTATGCCTTCTTCCTTGAGGAAGCGGTCCTGATGGCGCCCGCGGAGTTTCGCGGAAAGGCCCGCATGATATGGCAGTGCCTTAAACCCCTTTTCCTTTAACCACTCGGCTGTGAAGTCGACCTTTTTCCGCGACAGGCAATAGACGATGCCAGCGTCCCCCCGGTGCTCGTCTTCTATAAAACGAAGCAGTTGCTCGCGGGGTTTTTGTTTCAGGGTGATGCGGTAGCGGATGTTAGGCCGGTCGAAGCCGCTTATAAATATCTTCGCTTTT containing:
- the recQ gene encoding DNA helicase RecQ; this translates as MNDKALHILRAVFGYDSFRFRQEEVIGQLIAGADALVLMPTGGGKSLCYQIPAMVRPGTGIIVSPLISLMQDQVSALLQSGVRAAYLNSTLGADESLRVEEQLLGGALDLVYVAPERLMTPRFLDLLDRAALALFAIDEAHCVSQWGHDFRREYLQLSVLHERFPDTPRIALTATADEYTRSEIIKRLNLEKAKIFISGFDRPNIRYRITLKQKPREQLLRFIEDEHRGDAGIVYCLSRKKVDFTAEWLKEKGFKALPYHAGLSAKLRGRHQDRFLKEEGIIVVATIAFGLGIDKPDVRFVAHLDLPKSMEAYYQETGRAGRDGLPANAWMVYGLQDIVMLRRMIEGSEADETRKRIERHKLDALVGLCEVTTCRRKILLGYLGEKHPDNCGNCDTCLEPVETWDGTVAAQKVLSCVYRTGQRFGAAHLTDVLLGHDTDRVRSFGHDRLSTFAIGKELDALAWRSVVRQLVARNFLSVDVEGFGSMQLTEESRAVLKGEMQLRLRKEKKPERKSKKERSRRKKGPKAWAPESGDGKLWEALRTRRTEIASAQGVPPYVIFHDTTFEEMVRRRPKELDQMRSITGVGERKLELYGNDFLNIIREHG